One segment of Cetobacterium sp. ZOR0034 DNA contains the following:
- a CDS encoding ABC transporter substrate-binding protein, with translation MKKIILSLALSGLFLSCNKSDDTPQKTLVITSNSHAQEPSSVALQEIIDEYTKANPEIKIDFIPGSSDYEETMKTKMATNSLPDIFGTHGWSINRYKEYLEPLNDREWAQYVSPAIKPVITDMNEKFYVLPLDIDIVGLPYNLDVLEKAGVDPKAIKTTDDFLLALEKIKNTGVTPIYLGGKDSASIGNIYDWIAPGLIILTNENPQGENLKNGVFDEKAWNITGEFIKTLKDNGYINKDALTGNDAARALGTGKAAFLFFGTSMIREGLTYNPDARMDFIALPTKERDQKSYFITGERMALGVWKDSPNKKEALDFLDYLAKPENISKMATANVLPTGLTNAKSDLGEFESSYDLGDKYQYVGFFDREYLPSGAWETLCSIGAGIISGQLTVEEASKKMKEDFDKLKNK, from the coding sequence ATGAAAAAAATTATTTTATCTTTAGCTCTTTCAGGTTTGTTTTTAAGTTGTAATAAATCTGATGATACACCTCAAAAAACTTTAGTTATCACAAGTAATTCTCATGCTCAAGAGCCCTCTTCTGTAGCTCTTCAAGAGATTATTGATGAGTATACGAAAGCTAATCCAGAGATTAAAATCGATTTTATTCCTGGAAGCTCTGACTATGAAGAAACTATGAAAACTAAAATGGCTACAAATTCTTTGCCTGATATTTTTGGAACTCATGGTTGGTCTATTAACAGATACAAAGAATATTTAGAACCTCTTAATGATAGAGAGTGGGCACAATATGTAAGTCCTGCTATAAAACCTGTTATCACTGATATGAACGAAAAGTTTTATGTTCTACCTTTAGATATAGATATTGTTGGGTTACCATATAATCTTGATGTTCTAGAAAAAGCTGGAGTTGACCCTAAAGCTATTAAAACAACTGATGATTTTCTTCTCGCTTTAGAAAAAATAAAAAATACTGGTGTCACTCCCATCTATTTAGGTGGTAAAGATTCCGCTTCTATCGGAAATATATATGATTGGATTGCACCTGGATTGATTATTTTAACAAACGAAAATCCTCAAGGAGAAAATCTAAAAAATGGAGTATTTGATGAAAAAGCTTGGAATATCACAGGTGAATTTATAAAAACTTTAAAAGACAATGGATATATTAATAAAGATGCACTGACTGGAAATGATGCAGCTAGAGCCCTTGGAACTGGAAAAGCGGCTTTTCTTTTCTTTGGGACATCAATGATTAGAGAAGGTTTAACTTATAATCCAGATGCAAGAATGGATTTTATTGCATTACCAACAAAAGAGAGAGATCAAAAATCATACTTTATAACAGGTGAAAGAATGGCTCTTGGTGTTTGGAAAGATTCTCCAAATAAAAAAGAAGCTCTAGATTTTTTAGACTATCTTGCTAAGCCTGAAAATATCTCTAAAATGGCAACAGCTAACGTTTTGCCAACTGGTCTTACAAATGCTAAAAGTGACCTTGGAGAGTTTGAAAGTAGCTATGATTTAGGAGATAAATATCAATATGTTGGATTCTTTGATAGAGAGTATCTACCTAGTGGAGCTTGGGAAACTCTTTGCTCTATTGGAGCTGGTATAATCTCTGGTCAACTTACTGTCGAAGAAGCCTCTAAAAAAATGAAAGAGGATTTTGATAAACTAAAAAATAAATAG